ttgctggggctgatgggacgtgtagttcagcaacatctgtaggatcaaaggttccccacacctgctatacagTACTATTGAGAAAAGGGTTCTATCCAGTCCCTTTAAGTTTCAGGGAAAGAAACAGAAGCACAGTCTTGGCAAATGGGGGTAGGTATAGGTTGCTGTTTTAGTCATCACAATTCTTTGCACTTCTTCTGCTGAAGTAGATTCCTACAATTGAGGTGGCATACTTTGTATTTGGGTTTGCTAATGAGGTGAAACTGCGAAGAAGTTCCATTCAACTAAAGCAAGCTGGGAGATGAGTGGCTTTATAATGTAGTGCTACATCATTTTCCCAAAAACATAGAACTAGATTGGAAATGGAACTGCCATTGGTGAAGGATGGAGGACTGTTCTTCCACCCTGTGACTGTGCTGTAATACTACTGGTATGTGGAATTAAGCCTTTTCTCACCTCCACAAACCCAACAGCAAAGGACAAAATAGATATTCCCAAGTACGTTGGTCTCTGTGACACTATTACCTATTTCTGTTCACCCCAACCAAGATGATAATACCAGGTAGTTCTTGGCACTCTTCTACCTTGCACTGAAGATCAATCAAGGAAAATGTTGTATACTGAAGCTCTTATAATGGGAGCTGGGATGGCTTCTCTTCCAGTATTTCCAATCaggtcttctgatttcttgcagcTTGGGCTTGTCAAAAAGACTAGAATCTGTGTTCACTGCATGATCTACCATTGTGTTCTTGGGCAGACCTGTTTCCCTAGCAGTTTTGGAACTGGAGGAGCATGAAGAAGAGTTGGAGGAGCATGAAGAAGAGGCTGCAGTTGATTCTTCCTTTGGAGGACCTTCCACTGCCAGCAATGCTGTTGTGGGTTTTCTGCTGAATTCTTCTTCTTTAACATCTCTGTGGGGTAATTCTGCTAAAGAGGGCACCCACCAGCAGCTGCTATATTTAGGGCAGCAGCAGGAAATGAACTGCGGATGTCCAAGCAATGAGCATGTGTGGTGAAAGCATCTTGAGTAAGGATGGATGAAAGCGCAATAGGGCCTGTGGAGCCTGCAGAGGCCACCTAAGGGGCATGTATATGTGGATGCTGGTATAGGCCTACATGAGCCAAAGAAGTAAGCTGGCCTTTGCAGTTGCCCTTCAAACTGTTTCCGGCTGCTAAGAGGCATGCAGATCATCTCCACAATCCTCTCCCACTGCATTGGTGGAATCCACAAGGCTACACCTAACGAGACTTTGGCTTTCTTGCCATTCCAAAAACTGACCGTAATTTCTTCATCTTCTTTCTCTGTTTTGAAGAGAGAAATAGAAACTATGCTGTAAGAGAGGCTCGCTCTCTCCCTCCatgttattttattcatttattaaatttccatcctgcccttcctctcaaaggagcaaAGCTAATGTTAATGGTTTATCTTGATAACTGATTACCTAGCCACAAAAAAGTGGTCTTTATATTCCACTATATAAGTACACATGATAATTAAATACCTATttgagttttttaaaattcattttaaaatgcatttcatGCCAGTGCTTATACACATTTCTATCACATGCATGACTTCatagaaaaaaaaatacaaagaaaatgAAAACCACAGGGGCAAACTGCACTTGTTTTCAGGGCTACATTACATGCACGAGCGTGAGAGAGTGTGTATTGACTAGAGAAGGTATGAATGCTTAGAGTATGTAGGCAGTTTGAACTTATTGGTTGGCCCTTATAACAATCATAAAGCCCTCCCCGCCCCCGGGCAATgtcttgacttttttttaaagtgccagaTAAGTGTTTGACTGGATGAATATGCCAGGTATATTCTTAGAGAAATGGGTGCATATATTAATTAGCAGAAGGAAGATAGTGGGAGACTTGCCTACAGCAGGAAAAAATTACTGCCTGTTATAAGACAGGTACATTTATACGATCCCTGTTTAAAAGGGATAGTAGGCGTTCATTTTCAAGGTCAACTACTGAGTCTTATGGAGAATCGGCCACAAGGATGTTTTAGAATGGCTTTACCTCTCAGAGGATCCCTGGTCTCCATGCCTCGGATGACAGTGCCAGGGCCATATCTTTCCTGCTCTGGTTCCCAGGGTGCCAGGACTTTGTCACCTGGTAATATGGAGTGTGTCATTCCATGCACACGTTCATGAATGTCACTGCTGGCTGTTTTCTGCACACATGGTGCATCTTCCTCACCCCCAGCAAATGGCTTGGGAAACTGTACAAGGAAAGTTCTTTTCTTGCCCTGGTGCCAAAAACAAGAAGAATTAAAATGAAAAACTCATGTGATTTTGTTATGAAATAGTCACTTTTGTGATAGTTTAAGAAATTAAGGACAGCCAAAGGCCAGGAATTGAAGACCACTAGCTATGTTAGCAtgatttttttgctgctgggaaaAATTGTAGGGTTGTTTTTTGCAAGTTTTTTAAAGTAGATCAGGGTGGTAAGATAAAAATAATTCAATAGAACTGTAGAAAATCATGTTATATAAAAGAGAGGCACCTTTGCTGTTTACTTGAAGTAAAAAATATACCAGAACATGGCATCCCTGAGAATTTGCAAAGGGTGAGTTTATAATCAAACGCAAAGTAGAAGCTACTACCAAAATCCAATAAGAGAACGGGAGGGAACCAGACTTCAGGGGTAGAGGATATGCTTTgcaattgcatgcagaaggtcctacgtTCAGTTCTTGGTGTTTCTTGTTAAAAAGGGTTAGCTAACAGGTGATATGAAAGACTTCTGACTGAGATCTCAGATGGCCACTGCCAGTCGAGATGAGAGTAAATAATACTAAGCTAAATGAACAATAGTCTGATCTGATATAAGATCATTTCCTCTGTTTCAACAGTTTGTAACAACTATCGGGACTCTAAAACACATGTAGGTTCACCTATCTACAAGGGCCTCCCCATTAATTTAAAAAGGGGGTCAATGTGGTGCACACATCAGATCATATGTGGGATTCTCTCAGAATGATTGCCAGTAAACTTGAAAAAATGCCCATCTGTGTCTCTGGACCCAGCAAGTATTTGCAGTGGTTGATAAAAATGGTAGTATCAAGAAACAAATTAATCAATGAATGGTCAACTTATTACTATAGAGAGTTAGTCTGTAACTTCTACTAACAGTGATTTATCTATAGCAGGAGTTCAATTTTCTAAGAGTCATGGTTGTGAAAAAGATTGAAGATGTGTAGATAGTGTTGGTTCAGATTTTGAATGTTTGTACGCTGCTGTAtccctcttttttcttcttcaaagttGTCCTTATCCAAGTCAGGTTATATACATGTGGTAAGCAGTTTCTCCAAGAGCAGGGGGCAGTTTGCGTGTCCCCTCCCGTCAGATCATCAGCAGTTCAGTTTCCTGCTCCTTCTCTCTTATGAAGTGTTAATTCACCTTACCACCAATGATCTGGCCAGTGAACTGGAGAGAATTCTGTGAAAACTCAAATACAGAATCACATTGTGAAAGCTAAAGACATCTGTACAAGTTGCACAATTCAATCTGATTTCCTTAGCCCAGAAACTGGGTTTTTCCCCGCCTTTGGGTGTTTTAGGGTGGAGTTCTGATTGCCCCACCTGAATTTCAAAATTAGAATGTCTATTTCACACATGACACTGCGTGTACTAGGCTAGCCATGTGTCCTAATTGACAGAGGTACTTTACATTCCTCTTTTGAAGGGTTGTCAGAGTACAACCCTCTGTTTACATGTGTGTCCTTGGTTAGAAGAGCTGTCTAGtctaagtctggtttaaagataaagaaccatcagAAAGAAGAGCAGGAAGGGCCTTGCAGTTGTCCATCAAGAACAAGCACTTGGGCAGAagtctgagcaggcacacaggtcacagtCTGTTCCACTAAGGtgagatgtattatatttctCTTTACATTACAGTAGTTATTTCCAAATCAGCATCTATATATATGAATGATacgcacattttatgcaaatttcctTTTGCCATCTTTTTTAATACGACATATTTCATCTTCATTTTTTGGGCAGTATGTAAGTGGCCACTCTAGCCTGTAATGATGAGAACCAAGcactacaaaacaaaaatatattctgGATTTTCTCCAGTCGCTCCCATTTCATACTGAATGCCAGGCATTTCAGATTTGTCACTCTTTCAGAGACTTTGGTAAACAAACAACTCTGCCTTTGGCATGCTCTTCAAAAAgaacatattgtttttatttttaaagtttcaaGTGCTAACAGCTAATGAATTGAAGACTGGTTTTTCTGTGCCCAGAGGACTAAAATTGTCAagtgtatatatataaacatcCTAAGATATTTCCAGCAAGTATGATATTCATCAGTTTACTCACAATAACTGATGGAATACTGTCCCCAAACAGCATGAATCAACAGAGACACCTGACATTACCATGAAAGACAAGAAAACCTGTGCCATCAAGGTGAAGACAGATTTGGTATGAGTTGTCGTTTCTCAAGATCATACAAGGTGGGGCCCAGACAAGGTAAATACAgtctatatatttttaaaagatgggaAATTAGTTGACAAATGTGGACAAATGCTGAGTGGTAATGTGATACAGTTTTCAAATCAACCTTCTAGCAACTTTGTGTAATAAGGAGTTCCCCATGATCCATCAGGATTCCCATTATTTATCAGGCAAAAGGATGGAAGGATGCCACTGATGAGCAGGATATCTAATATTAAATGGCTTGCTCTCCACCAAAATGAAGCAGATACCAACCTGAGCTGAATACAGTAATTGTGACTGACGCACACCCCTTGCACAGAATCTAATAGCTTCCCCGGAATCCATAATGATCATACCCCTCAAGGTTAGTAAGGGAATCAAGGAGCACTTATACTTTTGGTTCCACCTCTGCACACTCATTGGCTATTGTTATTATCTACAATTGAATAAGTCTGTACTATGATTGTCAAAGACTCTTGCCGCTGTCCCTATATTAGTTCAATAATCAACTGGATTTTCATAATAGTGCTAACAAATCCTAAGTCAGGGGTGACAACTCTTGGAAGTCAACAGATTCACTTGATGTGCTTTCCAAATGGCCCAGTTCATACCAATACATTTTGTAGAAGGGTTACTGAATGAATTAACATCTCATCTATGCATGCCAGAAAATAATATGGCAACTTGCCTCTATGTCCTTTATTATTGTGCCAGGATAATAATAACCATCAGTTTCTCTTCTTGCCAGAACAGGAAAGCCAGCAGTGTGCAAGGATCCCTCAAAGTTCTTTGATGTCTCACATGCTGTATAAGGAAAATGGAGACAGTGGCCAAGACTTAGGCACCTTTAAATAAAATAGAAAGTATTAATGCTTATTTTTTCTATACATGACAAGAGCTATCACATCTTCAAGAGCTTTATCCCTGATCCAGATACAAAGTTCCCCCTTTTCTGCATAAGCAATGCCGCACCCCATTTGAAAAATCCAGAAAAGTATCTACAGTACAAGATAACTTCTATTGCTGAACACTGACATGTCAAAGTGGAGTTCTTTCTTGAACTGGTCACTTGTAGTTTACCCATTctgtcatggatgacagaggaCTCCAAGTGGGTAGTGTAGCTCCACCTACAGCCCAGAGACAGAAAACACCTCAGCAAACACTTTGCTCCCCCCCTTATGCTGAGGCTTAGTtcgtttcctgtctcagctcagAGTGCATCCTGTTCATGAGATTTCTCATTTACTGTTATTTCTATCGCTGTTTGACTTGCTTCTTACCGCAgttattttttccttttatttgccCAACTTCTCCATTTACTTTCTCATTGTTACCtaaaaaaggggggctttacttCCCCCTAATGGGGACGTGCAACTGAAGGACCCTAGTGAATGTAGGTCGGACTTAGCCCTTAAAAGATTGCATGACACTAATGCACTGGCGATCAGAGTGTCTGTGTCTGCATCTGTCTTTGCCAATGCAACCCTATTGTGGGTGCAGGATCTATTAGACAATGCAATCCAAGAGCCGGTTAGACTAAGGAAAACTTTCCTGAAGGTTTCCAGATCCTTAATGTTCATTGTTGATGCTACTATGGGTTTCACCCAATTCTCATGCAGGGCCATGGTGGTAGTTGCTTGTAGGCACCTATGGCTTTCACACTGGGATGTTGATGCCTTGGGCAAATTTAGCTTCAGTCCCTTTCTCCAGTTCGAAGCTGTTTGGGGATGTGGCATTAAAGGAGGTCTTAGTGGAGCCTAAAGACAAGAAAAAGACCATGCCGTCACAACGGCGGGATGACAGGCACTTATATAGGTGCCCCCCTGTTTCCTTCCAGTCTCAATTTTTGTGCTTTCAGATCTAATGGGAGAGGACGCAATTTCAGAAGTTCCCATCCTCCATGGAACATATTGCAATTCCCTCAAAAAGCTCCACAGCCCTCGTTCTCCCGTAACTTTCCCAGTCAAGGACACCCAGGACGTCAGACTCAGCAATGTTTCTGACTCAGCTCGGCTGCTACCAGTGGGAGGAAGGTTAAGCAAGTTTTTCCACCAATGGAGAGATACCACTCAGGACAAATGGGTTCTATGTGTGGTCCAAGATGGTTACAAGATAGAATTGTTGCAGTATCCGCCATCCGGGTTCCTTCCTTCTCTGGTACCCAGTTCCACAGAGAAGTTCTTGACAGTGTCAAAAGAGATTCGCCACTTGCTAGACATCTCAGCAATAGAACAAGTGCCTTTAGAGGAGTGTTTCTCAGGTCTCTACTCAGTCTTCTTCTTAGTGGGGAAGAAGGATGGATCCTGGCACGCGGTACTCAACCTAAAGTTTTTAAATCAATTTGTGACCCCATACAAATTCCAAATGGAGACTCTCGTCAATCAGAGAGGCCCTTCAACCTCATGATTTCCTGGTCTCCATAGATCTCAGGGAGGCCTATCTGCATGTGCTGATATTCCCTGCGCATCACCAGCTCCTTCGATTTCATTTCAGTGGCCTCCACTATCTGTTCAAGGCACTGCTTTTCAGACTTTTGTCAGCCCCCAGGGTGTTTACCAAGAtcatggtgatggtggtggccaGCCTCAGGCTGCAAGGGCTACACGTTTATTCTCATCTGGACGATCTCCTTAAATGTTCCAATTCAGTTCATCAAGCTCGGGAGGACATCAAGATAGTGTTGGCTCACCTAAAAGACCACGGGTTCTTAGTAAATACTCAAAAGAGCCAACTCAACCCATAGCAGATGATTCAACACCTGGGGGCAACACTAGATACGATCAAACAACTCATCTCCCTCTGGTGAGAGGATTCAAAAGATTGTGAGCATGGCTGCAGCGATGTCCCACACTCGACTGGCAGATGTCATGGTCCTCGCCAaattactagtcatgatggcatcGGCTATAGGCATTGTACCTTGGGCATGGTTGCATTCTCGACTACTGCAGTGGCTTCTCCTCAGATTCCAGCAGGACATAGCACACTGCAAACACAGATGTGTTCACCTGACAGGCCAGGTGAAGGAATCATTACGATGGTGGGCGACTCCGTCCCATTTGCAGAGGAGAGTTCCATTATGAGACCCTCCCCAATCGATCATCACCACAGATGCAAACCTCAAAGAATGGGGGGCACATTATCAGGGTTACCGTGTTCAGGGGGTATGGATGTATGGGGAAACACGcgagagcatcaattggctgtaATTGAGGGCTGCTCATCTGGCTCTTTGCCATTTCTCCAGCCTGCTGCAATACCCGGATGTGCTGATTATGGACCGACAACACGATGGTTTGGGCTTATTTAAACAAACAGGGAGACACACGCTCATTGAAGCTGCATGCAGAAGCGATGGTGATGCTGTCTTGGGCAGAACATCACATAACGTCCCTCACGGCAGAATA
This DNA window, taken from Rhineura floridana isolate rRhiFlo1 chromosome 2, rRhiFlo1.hap2, whole genome shotgun sequence, encodes the following:
- the C2H11orf16 gene encoding LOW QUALITY PROTEIN: uncharacterized protein C11orf16 homolog (The sequence of the model RefSeq protein was modified relative to this genomic sequence to represent the inferred CDS: inserted 2 bases in 1 codon), which gives rise to MVFFLSLGSTKTSFNATSPNSFELEKGTEAKFAQGINIPVCLSLGHCLHFPYTACETSKNFEGSLHTAGFPVLARRETDGYYYPGTIIKDIEGKKRTFLVQFPKPFAGGEEDAPCVQKTASSDIHERVHGMTHSILPGDKVLAPWEPEQERYGPGTVIRGMETRDPLREKEDEEITVSFWNGKKAKVSLGVALWIPPMQWERIVEMICMPLSSRKQFEGQLQRPAYFFGSCRPIPASTYTCPLGGLCRLHRPYCAFIHPYSRCFHHTCSLLGHPQFISCCCPKYSSCWWVPSLAELPHRDVKEEEFSRKPTTALLAVEGPPKEESTAASSSCSSNSSSCSSSSKTARETGLPKNTMVDHAVNTDSSLFDKPKLQEIRRPDWKYWKRSHPSSHYKSFRTNCSSCRDERAQSKAVPYTGKSPAALINQXAMFETIKQPPRRQLTMKESRLTKMSNHPQEDSNDTVKSQFKVCACF